In Gemmatimonadaceae bacterium, the sequence GCCACGACGACGTCATCGTCCGACCCCAGATAGGAAGCACCGCCCGACGGAAACAGACGCCAAACGTCCTTCTGTGTCTGTGAGCCAGAAAGCGCCGCAAGCTTGCCGGCCACAACGTTGTGCCACCAGCCCCAGTGGTTCGTGCATTGCTGCATCGCGTCGGACTCGAGGTCGTACCGGGCATCCGCCACCCCGGTACCCCATCCTGAATCTGCTGCAGGAGTGCCTTCGTGAGGACTTCCGAGCGTCAGAACCCTGTCCACGCGCTGGCGTGGCGTATTGCCGTTGCGTCCATCGTGGAGCTTCAGGAAGCGTCGAGCCACGACTCCACCCAGGGAATGGGCGACGAGGGTCGCACGCTTGCCGTTGTGAAACGCCATGATCTTCTGGATCTCGGTGTGGAGCGCGTCCGCGGCAGCGTCCACTCCTTCATTCGACGGGTACTTCAAGTACCAGATCTGGTATTCATCGTCGATCTTCCACCCCGTGTTGTCTGGCAACTGCAGCTCTGGCGTGAAGTCCTCCCAGTAGCTCAGATCGGGAGACCAATTGTCAAAGTCGTCGCAGCTGGAGTTTGCAGCAACAAGCCCGTGAACGAGAATCAATGGCCGCTTCGTCGGATCTGCGACGGCTCCGTTGGGCAGCACCGACGCATAGTTGTTCTGACACGTTTGGGGAACGGAGGCAATCACCAGATGCACGGACAACGATCCGAAGACGTTGACCGACCACTGGTACTGAATGGATGGTTGAAGCGTGACGGGATCGCGAACGAACGAGGCCGTAGCGCTCACCTGAGTCCTGGACTGTATGAGCCTCGTGGCAGGATCGAGAAACAGCGCGTAAGGAACTCGCTTTTGACCGGCGGGCAGAGGCTGGTCCGGGATGCGGAAGGTAAGTTGAAGTCGCGTCCCTTGTGGAGTGCTCTGGACGGCACCTCGACCGAATCCCCTCATTTGCGCAGTGGGCAACGGTGAGGGGTCGTCGACACGAAGGTGCGTCACCAGGGAGAGTGGCGTCTTACGTCCCGGGAGCACTGGGACGGCTGAGCTCTCCGACAACCCGATCTTCAACGGCGCCGCTGCAGTTGCCGGTACGGTGGCAACCAGACTCGGACCCGATGGCAGGGAGACGGTCGTGGCGACTCCCGGTGGCGCGACAGCTTGACGAGCTTCCAGGACGCGGAGAAGCGCAACCACCGCTGAGGCTCCGGGTTGACCGAAGACCCTGACGACCACGCGGTTCCGTGCATCGAGCTGCAACGTCCTGCTCAGTTCACCGCCGCGTGCTGACTCTGTGTCTTTCCGGCTCAGAATCAACACGCCGTTGACAGAGACTTCCGCAGCCGCTCCCAGGCTGGCCCGGACCGCGAACATGTAGCCCGTTGCCTTGTCACCGGGGAGCAGTGCCTCGATGGTTACACTGGTCTTTCCCGAGGGCACGACGACGGCCTTGGGCCCATATGTGCATTGAAAGCACTCGCCGGTTGGAGGAATCACGTCACGCGATGCTTGCAGCGGCGCGGCAAGAGGAGCATTCGCCTGCGTCACGACAGAGTCTGAGCACGCGCCAAGGATCAGAACAGCAAGTAGGGCTGCAACTCGACGGTAGTAGGTGGACACTGGGCGCCTCCTGGACATGGCCGTGGTGTCACCATGATCCACGAGTGCTGTCACACGAGCGTCTTATTGTAACGGCGACCCCTCGTGCTGGAACGAAGGCGATCACTGTTCGGCGGTGATAAGTCGTGGAAATGCCGGAGCTACCGAGAAATGACGCCTGGCTGACGCGGGCCATTCGGACCTGTAAGCGGAGGATCACTGGCCGTCGCTCTCCATCGCCTGCGCGACACACGGAAGGAGCCACGATCGGCTACTCCCGCGTTGTTGGTGGCCTTCGTCAGGCAGCGATTGGCGCCGGCGTCGCAGGCGGCACTACCAGCACCGGCGCCGACGGCGGCCCCACCGCCTCATCGGGCGCAGACAACCGCGCGAAGCGCGAGATCGTCCGCCACTCCGCCAGCTTCGACGGCGACCGCTCCAAGTGCGGTGACACCATCGCGTCGAGGATCCTCACGACGCTCCGCCCTCGCGCATACTGCTGCCGAAGCGCCGCCGTCGAGGCCGACCGCCTCCCGAAGTCCGACGCGCGCGCATCGATCCCTACCCGCAGGTCCGCGGCCGACCTGCGCAGCTTCTCCACGAAGTCCTCCGGGAAGCCGATGCTCACGAACGACGCCTTGTGTTCCTCGACGAAGTCCGCGACGCCCTCCGCGTCCGCGATGGTGCTGGTGTTGTCCCGCGCCGTCAGCAGCGACAGCGACGCAACGAGCGGCCTCCGGAGACAGCACCGTCGCCGCATGACTGATCGGGCGCAGGAACTCGCGTCGCACCGCGGCGATCTGCGCCTGCTTCACCCGCGTGCTCGCGGCCGCAGCCGAGGTGCGGGAGCGCCGCGCGCAGCGGCGCCATCCGGTCTTTGCCGCGCCCGAACGGCTCACCACCGGCCCGAACCAGGTGTGGAGCTGGGACACTACGCGCCTCAAGGGGCCGGCGACGTGGACGTGGTACCACCTCTACCTGCTGCTCGATATCTTTAGTCGCTATGTGGTCGGCTGGCTGGTCGCCCCTCGCGAATCGGCCGCCCTCGCCGAACGACTCATCGCGACGAGTTGCGCGCGACAGGGGATTCTTCCACGCCAGCTGACCGTCCACGCCGATCGGGGCGGCGCGATCACCTCCAAGCCCGTGGCGCTGCTCCTGGCCGATCGGGGCGTCACGAAGACGCATTCCCGGCCCCACGTCTCGAACGACAATCCGCTCTCCGAAGCGCAGTTCAAGACGCTCAAGTATCGTCCCGCCTTTCCCGGTCGTTTGGCTCCCTCGTGGACGCGCGCACCCACGGAAACGTGTTCTTCCCTTGGTACAACACGGCGCATCGCCACCGCGGCCTCGGACTGCACACGCCGCACGACGTGCACTACGGCCTTGCCACCGCGCGCCCGGCCGCCCGTGCGGCCGTCCTCACCGCCGCGTACGGCCGGCATCCCGAACGCTTCGTGCGCCACTGCCCGCTCCCGCCCATGCTGCCCACCGCCGCGTGGACCAATCCCTCCAACTCCTCGGCGCATCGCCCGCGTTGGAGGACGTCGCTCAGTAAACTC encodes:
- a CDS encoding transposase family protein; protein product: MLAAAAEVRERRAQRRHPVFAAPERLTTGPNQVWSWDTTRLKGPATWTWYHLYLLLDIFSRYVVGWLVAPRESAALAERLIATSCARQGILPRQLTVHADRGGAITSKPVALLLADRGVTKTHSRPHVSNDNPLSEAQFKTLKYRPAFPGRLAPSWTRAPTETCSSLGTTRRIATAASDCTRRTTCTTALPPRARPPVRPSSPPRTAGIPNASCATARSRPCCPPPRGPIPPTPRRIARVGGRRSVNSTTRYLNSVDRLR